In the genome of Aedes aegypti strain LVP_AGWG chromosome 2, AaegL5.0 Primary Assembly, whole genome shotgun sequence, the window AAATCATGTCTAATTAGTTCAAGTTTTAAAGAATGTTCCAGTGTAAGGGCCAGCTCGACTCTTTTTCTATATGTTGTAGGTAATCGAtgggattttgaaaaataagaaatACATGTTGATTTGAGATGTTTGAAAAAGCCTCAGGAGTAACCACCACtaattgatccataactgtggaatTGTAGGTTTTAATTCAAGAATTTCCGTTTTATTTCCAGGATATTTAATGTAATACTAGTGCAGTTGAGAAAGCAGTTTCCGTACTTCAAGAAGCCAATGCATGTAATCTGTGGATACCTACATAATGTATTATGGATGACAGAACACTCGTCCATGTTTTCCGAAGAGCTGTTGGAGATCATTTTTAACAGATTGCTTACAATCGATGTAAATACTCCGCGTAACGAAATCGAGGATGCTGAATTTCCAGACGATGATCAGATTTTCTCGATGGATGAGGATCCAGCAGTGATAGACGAAGATGATAATGACGATATTATCATGAAGTTGCCGATTGCGGAGACTCTGGATTGTTGCATGCAGAAAATGTTCAAGTACATCGAACAACGGGCAACGTCAGAAAATACAAGCGATGCCGATAggatgttcaaaattttgctagcTTTGTTCGATAAGCACATTCTTCCTACGCACAATACGCATCATGTACAGTTCTTAGTGTTTTATATCTGCAGTTTTAAGCAATCGTACGTCGAATATTTTATCACGTATTTGTGGAAACAGGTGTGCAATCCAAATGTGTCGACTCCGATGCGACAGGCTGCTGTGGGATACATTGCTAGCATGCTGGCACGTGCAAAATATGTTCCTCTAGTGTAAGTTTGAGTAACCGATGTGATGATCTGACAAAGTGCTAACAATTTCTTTGTATATTTCAGTCTTTTGAAATCTACCTTACAAGAATTCTCCTACTGGGTGCATAATTACATCCAACGGATGGATTCGATGCATTATAATCAATCGTTGAAAGCGCACATGGTGTTCTATTCGGTGTGCCAGGCGATCTTCTACGTGGTTGCATTCCGCAGTAAGCATCTTACGTCCAATGCAAAAAATCTCACTTTCCTACAAAGCCTGCAGCTGTCATCCATCGTTACCTGCCATCTCAATCCGTTGAGAGTTTGTCTACCGGCAGTGGCCACGGCGTTTGCGGGTGTAACCCGTGCTCACCAGCTGGCCTACTGTCACACGATATTGGAGAGAAATGCACGCCGAAAGCTTGCAACCGTCTACAAGAACGAATCCCAAACCCCAGAAGAATGTCTAGACACGTTCTTCCCGTTCGATCCGTACATGCTTAAGAAATCGGGCAAGCGGATCGAACCAATCTTCCTGCAATATCAAGCCTGCGAGGTAGACGAAGACCAGGGTATCAATTCCTCGGAAGCGAGGGGCCGCAAACGCTACGAATCAACCTCGGAAGATGTGGACGATTTCATTCTGGAGAGCAAACGACTGAAGAATTGTCACGGCGGAGGCCAGGAAGCCGGAGAGTTACACTTTACATATTCTTACGGCGTGTCGCCCGGCTTCCATAGCTAGATGTGCGAATAAATCGGCTTTACTATCACACGGTATTGTACATAGATCATTACCCCATTACACACTTTTGTATTATAATCGATTAGACAACTTTTTTCACTTATATCACAGCATAATAGGGAGCATAATTTGAGAACGATAATTGTTTTCCAACGCGCGTATGAgtcgaaacaaaaaagttggagTTCAAAATAGGTACCTATTTAGAAAGTGTAATGAGTTACTTTAATGAGTGTTATGAGTTTTTTGAATCTCCATATAAGATTATACTGCCACACAGTGTTTAATATCCTCCACAgtaccaacactacaacatctagccgttcaagaaCAGAGCGTTAGGCAAAAATTCGTCGTTTCGATAGTGTTGTTCACACATGGCCCTCTGTTAGTTTTTAACTTCTAATAATTTCTCTCAGTAGTAgtttttgatccgttgaatctgttgcatgctactttgtgggcgagcgacgatATTCGGATCGTGTCCGTTTcgcatagtaaccgcactatcggtatcgatcatccgtgtatatgttcacgcattcatttaaaattatatctttatcgtttactaaaacgaatcctttcccatatcccaTATCCAAACGGCCGAATAATAACTCAATATTCGGCCAACTAAAACCTCAAAATTCGGCCGTATAACACCCATATATTCGTCTAATTTTTCGAAAActacattttcaattttgatctacAACAAaaaagcaagtttttttttcaataggaaACACTTCCAAGGTGAAGAATTGAACGGAATGATCGTTTTATTGAGCTTTTCAAATCGATCGAAGAAATTAtcgtattgtgtatttctttaaCCACTCGACTGCGAAGTGCGACCTTCTAAGtacgaaagtgtgaataaaagtgcgggattgcatcgaatcatgttggtatcttcagagcacttattctctgATTTTTACGACACCTTTCCGATTTGATGCCGccattgcgcacttttattagcgtgtccgcacttgtaaaaacttttgcGATAGTCTAGTGGTGAAATAAAGCTCTAAGGATTTGATTTTCTGAAGTTGAGGAGTTGTATCTTATTAATAATTAACAATTGATGGTATTATTtatccatttattttttttaagaaactcgGGTAATACTTCACTTGATTCGTCATCCGGCTTCTGGAAGTGCTTTATAGAAATTGGAGCAAATATACCACCGCAGACCACTGACTCGCATAATAAAGGAAGAACGTGATCGTGTGGGCtacgtggccgtgcggttagtgttactaAACATATAGCCGTATCGATCCAAGGAAtgtcggttcgattcccgctttagtccggaaaacttttcgtcagcaACGTTTTCCGACTGTTCCGCTGGTCGTTGCATGCTAgttcgttgtctagtgtggtgcttccttcaaagggcataaccGTCCACTGAAAGCATTACGGTTTGGTGTCTTTGAAGTGTCGTAAAAAATATCGAAGCTGTGGATAGCCCTGACAGTAGTCGCCTTAATGCCGTAGAACAGAAAAATTCTCCATAGAATccaccaaatttgtttttttacatttttcattgtgtgaaacataatgttttattacattttattttattatgttattattcggcctattcggccgaataacggatttcattattcggcagaccgaatattcggcaaaatcaatataatcgagatattcggcccgaatattcggtacatctctactcctcggcttccataaagcaagtaacacgtcaacatttccctcccattcccaaattgacctgcattcggacgcagccggcgccggtattgtttgttataataatgagagcaccagtacttatacattgaagatgctactgatcctgagtagcatctgttggttccctgtgtaagtacaacTGTTCTTGCAATGACGGAGTAGCAACttcgggcggtcaatcatgcatgggaaaaaaaatctatagtaaaaactactattttagctgactacgctcATTCTTAAAATTACCATGGAATTTCGGCACATATTACTATGtttattagactggccctaatacaaaaatgttgtaaaactcaacggggcaccccctagatatgtgcgttagggtaagaaaaaagcgctcacaaaatttcaactcgattggttgctccaccagctggcgcattcaatttgaagtttgtatggaatattcgttcaaaatatattgagaattgacccaatgtcactgtttcgttttGTATACTAGATAATTGCGTTCAATTAAGCCCAGAACGACAAATAccctagttgataccctaatgaacataattgcagaaggttgtatcaagATTTAAGCTCGTTTTCATTACCAtttcactgcccataactgcaaaacagtcacattcgacatttttgacaaaatggagttaataccatgtagagtcatcaaatgacaaatactttcgatcaacttactgaaatctgtgagattgttctagaaaatttgaaaaaaaaaccaagttgttttgtcacattggcaattgtaaccgcataacagtcacattgagattatacatgagcctcaagatgcagtagcaacgaaatttccatcagaatttttttctggctATTCatccaatatgcgatatgagatgtacaaaatttcagcctcaaataagcacttttaaattcctagtgattttttgaaattttggtttccccccatactgcaataaaatggaAACTTGTTATCCattttactcaatgcctacttttgtcgaatgttacaaatatgcagttatgggcagttcagttattgaaaattaggcttagatcagcctcccgtacagtcacataTTGGCATGCGCCTTGtgcagcagctcgcccagcgtcataggtggctatgatgcgcttagtggctatgtTGAGGAAATACAAAGCAGTATAGCATGAGCTTAACAAATCTACTtcaaatagttaaaacaccaattttaacaattttaatcatgataaaaccttctacaatattgtttgctatggtatcaagtagggTATTTAACATTCTGGgtgcaattgaacgcgatcaacgatTTTCCTGGACCAAACATTAGATGATGCGCTGaatcccatatgtttgagctgaaaatcccatattaacttcaattcaaatgcgccagctcattgaacgaccaaatgagctgaaactttcaggaactcTTCTTCTAAGGAATAATTctggagggtgccccgtggaattatacaactttaattttcgcccatactaagctgggccagtctaatgtttATAGTAGCGTGATGGGTgccggtacatttgacagaaaccATATTCGATatcctgatttcgactacagacatggtagaattgagcgcatttctggtctgctgaaaactTCCGGTGCAAGCGCTTAacttaaccccctaaaatggtagtttttaccgcacaatttttttgcgtgtgctTTATTATTATGCTCATGCTCTAATAATCGTGCTTATTCTGCGTGGCGTATGAGTCGAGACGACGTGAGTGAGGTGAGACGACCTTGAGTGaggtgagacgactaatgttaatcaaatgggagcgagtcaacaattgtcacctcattcgactcgtctcacctcacacgccgcgcagaataagcacaaatttCTCTCAtggctcgcttgcgattctatccatcataTTCTACATTACTTTCCTTACCCCTTCCACTTTCCACTTTGAGTAGCATCGCGTTCCGAAAAAGTTAATAAATGCTTATTggcttggaaaaaaaaaaacacaaaactaCTTAGGTTTCCTATAAATCACGACTTATGGATTATTAAAAGTATGGTTGGATTAAAcgcttaagaggaaaataaccgcCATCGTTctacaattttttattttatccaaAACGAACGCTGGGTTTGTGATTACTATCTATCTATAATGCAGTGAAATGATTTTCATAAAGATTTCTTAAAAGTTGAAcgatttcatttttgatgatggCTGACAAGAAGAACGAGAACTTAGAGCGATGGAAGAGCTGCTACGCGCTAAGGACTCACGGAAGTTTTACGAGAAGCTGAACCGTTCGCGCAAAAGCTATCTGGCACAAGCCGACTTGTGCAGAGACTGTAACGGAAATAAAGTGGTCGAAAAGTAGTAACAGCAGTACGACGAGCACCCTCatggtgatgtggccagtagcgaAGGTGGCCCGGAAATTAATTAGGGAGTTCGCGTGAGGTAGAAATGGAGATTGGACGGTTGAAAAGCTGGAGCTGGAGTGGATCAACTACCGAGCGAGCTGGTAAAAAACGGTGGTGGAGAGTCCAGTGGGCAAGAGCGCTGCATTGGGTTTTTTACTAGATTTGGAAGGATGAAGATGAAGTATCACCGGAAAtgtggatggaaggtgtcgtcTGCCCCATATACAAAAAGGGCGGCAAATTTTATGCCGCCCTCAATCACCAAgtgctagagaattcgttgggcAATATCCAGCAAGATTGATGGGCTAACGAGCTACAAAGGACCAGATATTCGACCTCCGCCAGGTGTTGTAGAAATGTCGCGAATATAATGTATACTCATACATAAttcattcatcgattttaaagcggcccatgatacaatcgatcgagatcagctatggcagattatgcacgaatatgGTTTctcggacaaactgataagattgatcaaggcgatgATGGAACGAGGCTTGTGCGcagtccgagtatcagggacactcttGAGTCCCCTCGAATCTCGCAGAAGGCTACGGCAAAATTATGACCTTCcatgtttactgttcaacattgcgttaGAGGGTGTGAAGAAGAGCGGGAATAGACACAAGTGGCACGAACTTCAGGAAGTCCGTTCAGCTACTTGGTGTCGTCGACGTCATTGATATTGTAGCACGGAACTTTGAGACGATTGGCTAGGATGAGCTAGGTGAATCGGACTCCAATCCAGAGACCTAGAAATCGCGTCTAGTTTGGACTCAGCAGAACTGcaatcgagcaaagttcgcacgaagttaaccatctacaagacacggattagaccggtactcctctatgggcacgaaacaagGTCATTACGTGTAGAGGATCaagaattgcaccagctgctgggagaaccaactcGACGAAAATGGTTCATATTAAGGATGctctgcggacccttcgcagaatgtgTGACTCACGACAGACACCCCacagaattagatgcccatccaaacacaacgctttctatatatatccaatgcctagcccgagagcgcattgttttttaggtataggaatagcacactacactagccagcaactgcgctggctgaggtttctattgtgtgggcttccaatgggtcgcgacgttctcaaacgaccggttacggaacctgagtccgttgctcgataaatacttgttttttttgggtcgtttgagaacgacgcgacccattggaagcccacacaatagcaacctcagccagcgcagttgctggctagtgtagtgtgctattcctatacctaaaaaacaatgcgctctcgggctaggcattggatatatatagaaagcgttgtgtttggatgggcatctaattcttccgaaagaggtgcactttgcgaaaaaggaccacgtgattattgagctgaaatcgaattgggtcctaaaatttttaatgaaatcttgtttttatttaataacacgaaaaagcatgttattgtaactactttagcaatttttcccgctcaaataatggctatataatgtttaaactttaatttgaaaatttggtccataaatgaatcttgacacttttgatcatgtttgacgttcgcttagtcgacaaaaacaccacaggggttttagttcgaccactggggctgttcctatctgacatttcgtaagggacacgtaaaacaaaatacacccaaaatttgagtttaagccaaaggatgtggcaaaatctaaaaaaatgttttttgggcttaaaccaacggaaaacattagaaaattgagtaaacatgtgtttttggtctaaacttaagcgtttggcactaaaattggggcagggctttaggaccctattcaggttaacttctgcgttcatgagtcctctcatggcgttgtggtaacgcgccccaactagagatcggggagtcttgagttcgattctcactgagaagacgtgtaactttttcgcaaatcttcacatcaatttgtccatctaatccaattgaaaattatatgtaatgtttagcttttcggtagttgttaaacttccactcggctggttggccgtaaaccacgattcataattaaaaaaaacaagtacATTTATCTGTTAATTCTattaaaacatagtcaacatcactacacaagaaaatatattccgtTTATTTAACCACAGTTGTAGTATTTATGAGTAGAAACTTTCTTGATTTGACAATTTTAGCATTCTACTTTTGACCAAACcttgttgtacggtgggtgtcactgattgaaatacaatgcggATGTAGTGGGTGCTACCATGGAcatggtcacatttactgcactgctcagtgatttgtaccagattatagtaaattgaacagatttttgtagtcggttgaaaatcgttggtgcagttcttaattcttccatggattcggtagattatacaacagaatttgtttgcgtgtagtaATACACGcggtgcggtaaaaactaccattttaggggttaacttaagcgctcgcaccggcaattttcagcagaccagaaatgcgctcgTTTTTACCATCTTTGTAGATGAAATCAGATTGATGGAAATGATTTCTTTCTAATCTACCAGTAgtatggtgggatgtaccgtaaacatagtaaattggtctgaaattctatggtagttttaagaatgggcggagtcagctaaaatagttatttttaccacagatttttttaccCGTGTAGGCtaaccaaagacgaaataaagacctccatgttccttgcagttgcctTTAATTTTATGCCACATAAGgcaatagagcaaaatctagaatgccgtgaaaagtgtactgctatctgtcaaacttgggtactttTTCCAGTACCGAGGGACCGAATGCACTGCAGTACTAAaagtggtacccattctgaACCCGAATGCTATGTCTCCATTCGTCTCTGGGCAAACGTTTTCAATgcttgataatttaaattacgTGCTTATAAATGTGTTGGTTAGAGAAATTGATTGAACAACTTATGAACATTGATAACGAAATTCTTCATAAAAATCATTAGTTTAACTTATAAATTTCAACAATACTCGTTATgtcgccaaatcataattatttcttaagaaataattAATTATATTTTGTCTCAGTGTAATTTCACGAGCACAAATCAAGGTGTTTCCAAATTTCACTTAGTCAGAACACTTGGTAGTCTTAACCGGCTTAACCTcctgattcaaaaaaaaaaagcttttttgtTGAGAGAACTTTGATAAATGACATAGAGTGAGTATACGTTTTCATACAGGTGCACATTTTTTCCATGAAAGTCAGGTGCTATTTATCTAAGAACCTGCCATTGATTCACAAcctcattttgttcaaaaaatcatcgaaataataagttttgattaaaatttaggCTACCTTTGCACTCATAGCTGCGCTATCGTACCTATAGATAGCACTGATAAgagaacatattttttgttaaactAAAGAGAGGaaatattgtgattttttttttatttgcatcaatcgaaagctttcaattggcttgttttttacatattctgattcttcgttaaaaactgagccagaatccgtgccctggaactatttttaaaaacgtttaaatttagtatggaaatcgcgtttgGCTAATTTTACTTCTGGACtaactgtcattatgtaaattaaaatgtcattgagtcgaccgACTGAAATCTTTTCtaatcatttactatatcaaaatttAGATATCTaagcgcaataaaattgtgttacacttagaaaaatgtgttcttctAATCAAGCTaccaaaaactgtgaattttcCATCACTAGAGAAACCAATTTATCTTCtgtgtaaataaaaatggaatggtgtttgcatgtcacgaaatggcttgcaAACGGGCAaccagattttgaaaattcatttaTCAAAGTGTTGgagaagtgttccgacgtgtttgtgtgcacAAACATTATAGTAAATATTCAACAGGAAGTAGtaaattgggtttattctacgagtggcgtaaggtgagaattgtcgatctcgtatagcgaggtgacaattctcgactcgagtgaagtgactctccatttgatttacacggcaagtcacttcactcgagtcgggaattgtcacctcgctatacgagaccgacaattgggtcctaaaatttttaatgaaatcttgtttttatttaataacacgaaagagcatgttactctaactactttagcaatttttcccgctcaaataatggctatatcatgtttaaactttaatttaaaaatttgatccataaatgaaccttgacacttttgatcatgtttgacgttcgcttagtcgacaaaaacaccacaggggttttagttcgaccactggggttgttcctatctgacatttcgtaagggacacggaaaacaaaatacacccaaaatttgagtttaagccaaaggatgtgacaaaatctaaaaaaatgttttttgggcttaaaccaacggaaaacattagaaaattgagtaaacatgtgtttttggcttaaacttaagcttttggcactaaaattgggacagggctttaggaccctattctcaCCTCACTttactcgtagaataaacccaaatatGAAAAAACAAACGGGACAacacttgaagatgggatggaaggtcattacttcgcgttcACTCTTCACTTCCCCTCCTATGAAAATTTATGTACAATAATCGACCCTAAGTTTAACTATCTATATTTAtagggggtcatgcacaaatgacGTCACGatccgaggggggagggggtcaagccaagcgtgacaagccttacaaatatttcggaggactcatacaaaaaacgtaacAAAGAGGC includes:
- the LOC5576034 gene encoding RNA polymerase I-specific transcription initiation factor RRN3 — protein: MSVTADKRRISSILKPYPSLDGSKLNGSLSQNKVHFDDLSVESVLQDALESNRLQRFEHLLAAIKEEQFDDGKFQQVFIESKRSVYMLNANFGMLVEALLSVNWVVRSETAREIYMDFVIELLVAHSNYTSLAVSKLVQLFVPKDEERTGWIYGVPSEDVLKVLSPIHELIERLKNVIPMIFNVILVQLRKQFPYFKKPMHVICGYLHNVLWMTEHSSMFSEELLEIIFNRLLTIDVNTPRNEIEDAEFPDDDQIFSMDEDPAVIDEDDNDDIIMKLPIAETLDCCMQKMFKYIEQRATSENTSDADRMFKILLALFDKHILPTHNTHHVQFLVFYICSFKQSYVEYFITYLWKQVCNPNVSTPMRQAAVGYIASMLARAKYVPLVLLKSTLQEFSYWVHNYIQRMDSMHYNQSLKAHMVFYSVCQAIFYVVAFRSKHLTSNAKNLTFLQSLQLSSIVTCHLNPLRVCLPAVATAFAGVTRAHQLAYCHTILERNARRKLATVYKNESQTPEECLDTFFPFDPYMLKKSGKRIEPIFLQYQACEVDEDQGINSSEARGRKRYESTSEDVDDFILESKRLKNCHGGGQEAGELHFTYSYGVSPGFHS